Proteins from a single region of Erythrobacter sp.:
- a CDS encoding acyl-CoA thioesterase, translated as MPSGELTIRATAMPADTNPYGGVFGGWLMAQMALGAGSLASRVGQSKAVVVSANDFAFPGAMAVGDELSVYCECLATGTTSLTIAAEAIARERNGEATQTVARGTFKFVLIGEDGRPRALVANPQLLLPKDDTNGK; from the coding sequence ATGCCATCGGGTGAATTGACGATCCGCGCCACGGCGATGCCCGCCGATACCAACCCCTATGGTGGGGTGTTTGGCGGTTGGCTGATGGCGCAGATGGCGCTGGGTGCGGGCTCCCTTGCGAGCCGCGTAGGGCAGAGTAAGGCGGTGGTCGTCTCGGCGAACGACTTCGCCTTCCCCGGCGCAATGGCGGTGGGGGACGAACTCAGCGTTTACTGCGAGTGTCTAGCCACCGGCACCACCTCGCTCACCATCGCGGCCGAGGCCATCGCCCGCGAGCGCAATGGCGAGGCAACGCAGACTGTCGCGCGCGGCACCTTCAAATTCGTGTTGATCGGCGAGGACGGCCGCCCGCGGGCGCTGGTCGCCAATCCCCAACTCCTCCTCCCCAAGGATGATACCAATGGCAAATGA
- the lpdA gene encoding dihydrolipoyl dehydrogenase, translated as MANDYDVIVLGSGPGGYVAAIRCAQLGLKTAIVERENLGGICLNWGCIPTKAMLRSAEIFHYMQHAGDYGLVAQGIEADLAAIVKRSRGVAKQLNQGIGHLMKKNKITVHMGTGTLTGANSLTVTGEKCTEALTAKHIIVATGARARDLPFAPADGKRVWTYRHAMTPSELPAKLLVIGSGAIGIEFASFYNDLGSEVTVVEMLDRIVPVEDADVSSFLEKSLKKQGITIMTGAGVEAIKVSESGIQATIKDKAGTSASHDFTHVIVAIGIVPNTENVGLEGLAEMDRGFIQIDPYGRTKTPGLWAIGDCTPGPWLAHKASHEGVTCAEAIAADLGNTEVHPHPLNRNNIPGCTYCHPQIASVGLTEAKAKEAGYDIKVGNFPFIGNGKAIALGEAEGFIKTIFDAKTGELLGAHMVGAEVTELIQGYTVGKTLETTEAELMQTVFPHPTLSEMMHESVLDAYGRALHF; from the coding sequence ATGGCAAATGACTATGACGTGATCGTGCTAGGCTCCGGCCCCGGCGGCTATGTAGCGGCGATCCGCTGCGCGCAGCTCGGCCTCAAGACCGCCATCGTGGAGCGCGAGAACCTCGGCGGCATCTGTCTCAACTGGGGCTGCATCCCGACCAAGGCAATGCTGCGCTCGGCCGAGATTTTCCACTACATGCAGCACGCGGGCGATTACGGCCTTGTGGCGCAGGGGATCGAGGCCGACCTAGCCGCCATCGTCAAGCGCAGCCGCGGGGTCGCCAAGCAGCTCAATCAGGGCATCGGCCACCTGATGAAGAAGAACAAGATCACCGTGCACATGGGCACCGGCACGCTGACGGGGGCGAACAGCCTCACCGTCACAGGCGAGAAGTGCACCGAGGCCCTCACCGCCAAGCACATCATCGTCGCCACCGGTGCGCGCGCACGCGACCTGCCCTTTGCGCCCGCCGACGGCAAACGCGTGTGGACCTATCGCCACGCCATGACCCCTTCGGAACTGCCCGCCAAGCTGCTGGTGATCGGCTCGGGCGCGATCGGGATCGAGTTCGCTAGCTTCTACAATGATCTCGGCAGCGAAGTGACTGTCGTCGAAATGCTCGACCGGATCGTGCCGGTGGAGGACGCCGACGTCTCCAGCTTCCTCGAAAAGTCACTGAAGAAGCAGGGCATCACCATCATGACCGGTGCGGGTGTCGAGGCGATCAAGGTCTCGGAAAGCGGCATTCAGGCCACCATCAAGGACAAGGCGGGCACCAGCGCGAGCCACGACTTCACCCATGTGATCGTCGCCATCGGGATCGTGCCCAACACCGAGAATGTCGGGCTTGAGGGCCTTGCCGAGATGGATCGCGGTTTCATCCAGATCGATCCCTATGGCCGTACCAAGACACCCGGCCTGTGGGCGATCGGCGACTGCACACCCGGGCCGTGGCTGGCGCACAAGGCGAGCCACGAGGGCGTCACCTGTGCCGAGGCGATTGCGGCAGATCTCGGCAACACCGAGGTTCACCCGCACCCGCTCAATCGCAACAACATCCCGGGCTGCACCTACTGCCACCCGCAGATCGCGTCGGTCGGCCTTACCGAAGCCAAGGCGAAAGAGGCAGGTTACGACATCAAGGTCGGCAACTTCCCCTTCATCGGCAATGGCAAGGCCATCGCACTTGGCGAGGCCGAGGGCTTCATCAAGACGATCTTCGATGCGAAGACCGGCGAATTGCTCGGCGCGCACATGGTCGGCGCGGAAGTGACCGAACTGATCCAGGGCTACACCGTCGGCAAGACGCTGGAGACCACCGAGGCCGAGCTGATGCAGACCGTTTTCCCGCACCCGACGCTGTCCGAGATGATGCATGAAAGCGTGCTCGACGCGTACGGGCGGGCGCTGCACTTCTGA